The following coding sequences lie in one Cydia strobilella chromosome 20, ilCydStro3.1, whole genome shotgun sequence genomic window:
- the LOC134750605 gene encoding zinc finger protein 724 has translation MFVQQSYSRLFRPWDISDNKIEAKETSCDETTKLDITPKTSKRKLQEDKRENRLRKIRGTFKKSESNLHQDATVSTTTVEIDDKKPALSSINNSGTTVESPVASLSLCCDRLLQEDKTPIKTEKNPVEPKSLTPKPHHPSSLPQNLPPPLYDAFIPGYPAADIAQAFGVAPTDPLLLESLAQGYAMELEYARIVQQENEAKLLNARKQRPKKYKCPHCQVGFSNNGQLKGHIRIHTGERPYKCDEKNCGKTFTRNEELTRHKRIHSGVRPFPCPTCGKKFGRRDHLKKHTRTHYLQAERMMPVFVPLSAVPHVGGYPYLYGY, from the coding sequence ATGTTCGTTCAGCAGAGTTACTCGAGGCTGTTTAGGCCTTGGGATATCAGTGATAATAAAATCGAAGCGAAAGAAACTAGCTGTGATGAAACTACTAAATTAGACATAACTCCAAAAACTAGCAAAAGAAAACTACAAGAAGATAAAAGAGAGAACCGGTTGCGAAAAATTCGTGGAACTTTCAAGAAAAGCGAATCGAATCTGCATCAAGATGCTACAGTTTCCACGACGACCGTTGAAATCGACGACAAAAAGCCCGCCTTGTCTTCCATTAACAATTCCGGAACGACGGTAGAGTCTCCAGTAGCCAGCCTAAGTCTGTGCTGCGACCGGCTACTACAAGAAGACAAAACTCCCATCAAGACTGAAAAGAACCCAGTTGAACCCAAGTCATTAACGCCGAAACCACACCACCCTTCAAGCTTGCCGCAAAACTTGCCGCCGCCGCTATACGACGCCTTCATACCAGGCTATCCGGCGGCAGACATCGCGCAAGCATTCGGAGTAGCTCCCACCGATCCCCTACTTCTAGAATCCCTAGCACAAGGATACGCCATGGAATTAGAATACGCTAGAATTGTCCAGCAAGAGAACGAGGCGAAACTCCTTAACGCGAGAAAGCAGCGACCCAAAAAATACAAGTGTCCGCATTGCCAAGTAGGTTTCTCTAACAACGGTCAACTAAAGGGGCATATAAGGATTCATACTGGAGAAAGGCCATACAAATGCGACGAGAAGAACTGTGGGAAGACATTTACGAGGAACGAGGAGTTGACGAGGCATAAGAGGATACACTCCGGGGTCCGCCCGTTCCCTTGCCCCACTTGTGGGAAGAAGTTTGGGCGCCGGGACCATCTGAAGAAGCACACTAGGACGCATTACCTTCAGGCCGAGAGAATGATGCCGGTATTTGTGCCGCTTTCAGCCGTTCCTCATGTTGGTGGATATCCTTATTTATACGGCTACTGA